The following coding sequences lie in one Danio rerio strain Tuebingen ecotype United States chromosome 3, GRCz12tu, whole genome shotgun sequence genomic window:
- the tmem205 gene encoding transmembrane protein 205 isoform X1 produces the protein MAFQPKIIMATEGDPTDFVKVLHLLVISFTWGMQVWVSFIAGFVLISQVSMHTFGLVQSKLFPVYFYCLLGGNAVSLAVYAVYHPRELLDWHEGIQMSLFFVAVIMAGLNAQWFGPSATENMLVMQEIEKEHGLGNQVGMSSNREGYTKLREQDPKYKEHRSTFYRYHGLSNLCNLIGFFCITVNLIYLALNLGTI, from the exons atggccttccagcc AAAGATAATTATGGCTACTGAGGGAGATCCGACTGACTTTGTGAAAGTTCTTCATCTGCTGGTGATTTCCTTCACTTGGGGAATGCAGGTGTGGGTGTCTTTCATAGCAG GTTTTGTGCTGATTTCTCAGGTGTCCATGCACACATTCGGTCTTGTGCAAAGCAAGCTGTTCCCAGTTTATTTCTACTGTCTGCTGGGTGGCAATGCAGTCAGCCTCGCCGTATATGCTGTGTATCACCCTAGAGAACTGCTCGATTGGCATGAAGGCATACAG ATGAGCCTGTTCTTTGTGGCTGTGATTATGGCTGGTCTGAATGCGCAGTGGTTTGGTCCGTCTGCCACAGAGAATATGCTGGTCATGCAGGAGATCGAGAAGGAGCACGGTCTGGGAAATCAAGTGGGCATGAGCTCCAACAGGGAAGGATACACCAAACTGCGTGAACAGGACCCCAAATACAAGGAGCACAGAAGCACCTTCTACCGCTACCATGGTCTGTCCAACCTCTGCAACCTCATTGGCTTTTTCTGCATTACCGTCAATCTCATCTACCTGGCCCTCAATTTGGGAACTATATga
- the tmem205 gene encoding transmembrane protein 205, which yields MATEGDPTDFVKVLHLLVISFTWGMQVWVSFIAGFVLISQVSMHTFGLVQSKLFPVYFYCLLGGNAVSLAVYAVYHPRELLDWHEGIQMSLFFVAVIMAGLNAQWFGPSATENMLVMQEIEKEHGLGNQVGMSSNREGYTKLREQDPKYKEHRSTFYRYHGLSNLCNLIGFFCITVNLIYLALNLGTI from the exons ATGGCTACTGAGGGAGATCCGACTGACTTTGTGAAAGTTCTTCATCTGCTGGTGATTTCCTTCACTTGGGGAATGCAGGTGTGGGTGTCTTTCATAGCAG GTTTTGTGCTGATTTCTCAGGTGTCCATGCACACATTCGGTCTTGTGCAAAGCAAGCTGTTCCCAGTTTATTTCTACTGTCTGCTGGGTGGCAATGCAGTCAGCCTCGCCGTATATGCTGTGTATCACCCTAGAGAACTGCTCGATTGGCATGAAGGCATACAG ATGAGCCTGTTCTTTGTGGCTGTGATTATGGCTGGTCTGAATGCGCAGTGGTTTGGTCCGTCTGCCACAGAGAATATGCTGGTCATGCAGGAGATCGAGAAGGAGCACGGTCTGGGAAATCAAGTGGGCATGAGCTCCAACAGGGAAGGATACACCAAACTGCGTGAACAGGACCCCAAATACAAGGAGCACAGAAGCACCTTCTACCGCTACCATGGTCTGTCCAACCTCTGCAACCTCATTGGCTTTTTCTGCATTACCGTCAATCTCATCTACCTGGCCCTCAATTTGGGAACTATATga
- the elof1 gene encoding transcription elongation factor 1 homolog, giving the protein MGRRKSKRKPPPKKKMTGNLDTQFTCPFCNHEKSCDVKMERSRNTGIISCTVCLEEFQTPITYLSEPVDVYSDWIDACEAANQ; this is encoded by the exons ATGGGACGCAGAAAGTCCAAGAGAAAACCTCCTCCCAAGAAAAAGATGACTGGAAACCTGGACACCCAGTTCACCTGCCCCTTCTGTAACCACGAGAAATCATGTGACGTTAAAAT GGAACGGAGTCGAAATACCGGGATAATATCATGTACTGTGTGTCTAGAAGAATTCCAGACACCAATAACCT ATCTCTCGGAGCCGGTGGACGTGTACAGCGATTGGATAGATGCTTGTGAAGCAGCCAATCAGTAG